From Pyramidobacter piscolens W5455:
ATCATATAAATTTTCCGGCCGCCACCGTTATGACGATGATTCAAGTTTATCGATCACAGCGGCAGATGAACGAACTCCTGCGGCAAGTTGGCGGAAAGGCGGCGCGCGCCGTTCTCCGTGATCAGGTAATCGTCTTCGACGCGCAGGCCGCCGCGATCGGGAATGTAAATGCCCGGCTCGATCGTGATCACGTCGCCGCATCGAAGCGTTCCCTGGTACAGCGGCGAAAGGCGCGGCGCTTCGTGGATTTCCAGGCCGAAGCTGTGCCCGAGACCATGCCCGAAATACGCGCCGTAGCCGGCGTCGGCGATGACCGCGACGGCCGCCGCGTGAACGTCGCAGCCGCGCGCGCCCGGCTTCAGCAGCGCCGCGGAATCCCGGTGGGCTTTCAGGAGAACTTCGTGGATCTCCAGAAACTCGGCGTCTTTCACCGCGCCGAGTGAAAAGTTGCGGGTGATGTCGGACATGTAAGCGCCGAAGATCGCGCCGTAATCGACGGTGACCTGCTCGCCGAGCTCCATTTTTTTCGAGCCGGCCACGCCGTGCGGCATGGCGCTGCGAACGCCGGAAGCGACGATCATCTCGCTTTTGTGCCACACGCCTTCGCCGTCGTGGCGGGCGATGTTCAATTCAAGAAGCTTCGCGAACTCCTTTTCCTTCATGCCGGGCCTGACCAGCGGCAACGTTTCCAGATACGCGGCGGAAGCGATATCGGCCGCTTTGGCGATCAGCTCGATTTCGCGGGCGTCCTTATGCCGCCGCTGCTCGGCCATCGCCGCCGAAAAATCGCGCCATTCGACGGCAAACGAACTGAGCGCCAGATAGGTCTGCGCACAGAGCATGGCGCCGTCGTAGCCGCAGCGGCGGATTTTCAGTTCGTCAAGAAGCCGTCCGGCCGTCGCGACCTGGCTCTCTCCCGTCTTCACCGCGCGGATCTCGAAAGGCGACTGCTGCGCGGCCTGCGTCAGATAGCGCGAATCCGTGGCGAGGAACGACCGCTCCTGCGTCACCACGACGACGGCGGACGAGCCGCGAAAGCCGCTGTAATAAAACAGATTCTCCCAGCCGTTCGACTCGGAATCGATCAAAAGCAACGCGTCGAGTTTTTCTTCCAGCAGTTTCTTTCTCAGACAGGCAAGACGTTTCTCCATGTAACTTTCAAGAGGCATACGATCTTCACGCTCCTAAAAATGATTGAGGCGCTCCATGCTGTAACGGCAGCCGCAGTAATTTTGCCGGTAAAGGCCCAGCCGCTTGCATTCCCGAACGGAAAAGAGCTGCCCGTCCTTCTTTCTCCAGATTCGCCCTTCCCAGTCCAGCGCGTAACGGCCGGCGAGCTCGGCGCCCCATGCGTTGATCAGTCGGGGATGTTTCTGCGGGCTGAGCGTCAGGCTGGTGCAAAGCGTCGTCAGGGAAAGCTCGGCCGCTTTTTGGGCGGCGCTTTCCAGCTGCAGACGGATGCACCGCTCGCAGCGGCGGCCGCCTTCCCGCTCGTTTTCCAATCCCGCCGTGCGGCGGTCCCATTCCGACGTGTCGTAGGGGCGGACGATCAGGGGGATACGATACGAATCCGCCAGCTTGCGCAGTGCTTCCAGCCTTCTCTGCCATTCGTCGCGGGGCTGGATATTGCCGCCGTAAAAATAAAGCGCGATGTTCCATCCCTCCTCCGTCAGGGCGTGGACGCCGGTGGTCGCGCAGGGACCGCAGCAGGCGTGGAACAGTAATTTTTCTTCCATCGACAGCTCTTAGCGCGCGACTTTTTTCAGTTCCTCGAGAGATTCTGCGATTTTGTCCGCGGAAAGCCCCATGGCGGCGTACACTTCTTCGCTCGGGCCGGAATCGCCGTAACGATGCACGCCTAAACGGCGCGCGACGGAATGCAGTCCCAGTTCTTCGGCGCGGGCCAGCCAGAGGCTGCCCATGCCGCTGACGACATTGTGATCTTCGACGGTCAACACCGTACCGGTCTGAAACGCTTCCGTCAACGCTCTCTCGTCGATCTCCAGCGGGCACGAGACGGCGTAGACCGCCGTTTCGACGCCTTTTTCGGCAAGCAGCTCCGCCGCCTGCACGGCGCGCCCCGCCATCGCCCCCAGCGCCAGGATGGCGGCGTCCTTGCCCTCGCGGACTTTGACGGCTTCGCCGTACGTGAAATCGCGCGCCAACAGCGGCTTGCCGTTCGCGCAGAGCGCCGGCAGTTTGCTGCGCCCCATCGCCAGGCAGACGTTGCCCG
This genomic window contains:
- a CDS encoding M24 family metallopeptidase, which codes for MPLESYMEKRLACLRKKLLEEKLDALLLIDSESNGWENLFYYSGFRGSSAVVVVTQERSFLATDSRYLTQAAQQSPFEIRAVKTGESQVATAGRLLDELKIRRCGYDGAMLCAQTYLALSSFAVEWRDFSAAMAEQRRHKDAREIELIAKAADIASAAYLETLPLVRPGMKEKEFAKLLELNIARHDGEGVWHKSEMIVASGVRSAMPHGVAGSKKMELGEQVTVDYGAIFGAYMSDITRNFSLGAVKDAEFLEIHEVLLKAHRDSAALLKPGARGCDVHAAAVAVIADAGYGAYFGHGLGHSFGLEIHEAPRLSPLYQGTLRCGDVITIEPGIYIPDRGGLRVEDDYLITENGARRLSANLPQEFVHLPL
- a CDS encoding epoxyqueuosine reductase QueH; the encoded protein is MEEKLLFHACCGPCATTGVHALTEEGWNIALYFYGGNIQPRDEWQRRLEALRKLADSYRIPLIVRPYDTSEWDRRTAGLENEREGGRRCERCIRLQLESAAQKAAELSLTTLCTSLTLSPQKHPRLINAWGAELAGRYALDWEGRIWRKKDGQLFSVRECKRLGLYRQNYCGCRYSMERLNHF